One genomic segment of Natrononativus amylolyticus includes these proteins:
- a CDS encoding phosphonate ABC transporter ATP-binding protein: MTDSPPTIRCRNLAVGYGGAPVLEDLTVTVEAGATLAVVGRSGCGKSTLLKTLAGILPPLEGEAMVLDATLPRSPPRGALGYIPQGLGLVTHATVLRNVLHGTLSELGRTRSLLGRFPESAERDARVAIESVGLAGTEHRRVAELSGGQRRRVAIARAFVQEPRVLLADEMLSELDAETARSIVDCLRALQAETGMTVVVVEHDLEVADEISDRLLRLEDGGIRTSAGPRPTSCRGADGSTPPHEHDSQSRVDDP, from the coding sequence GTGACCGACTCCCCACCGACGATCCGCTGTCGAAACCTCGCCGTCGGCTACGGTGGGGCGCCCGTACTCGAGGATCTCACAGTTACCGTCGAGGCCGGCGCGACGCTGGCGGTCGTGGGTCGCAGCGGATGCGGGAAAAGCACGCTGTTGAAGACCCTCGCCGGCATCCTCCCCCCGCTCGAGGGCGAGGCGATGGTCCTCGACGCGACGCTTCCGCGGTCCCCGCCGAGGGGCGCGCTGGGGTACATTCCGCAGGGGCTGGGCCTCGTAACCCACGCCACGGTGCTCCGGAACGTACTCCACGGAACGCTCTCGGAACTCGGGAGAACGAGAAGTTTACTGGGACGGTTCCCGGAATCCGCGGAACGGGATGCCCGTGTCGCGATCGAGTCGGTCGGCCTCGCCGGTACGGAACACCGCCGGGTCGCAGAACTCTCCGGGGGCCAGCGGCGGCGGGTGGCGATCGCCCGGGCGTTCGTCCAGGAGCCGCGCGTGTTGCTGGCCGACGAGATGCTCTCCGAACTCGACGCGGAGACGGCCCGATCGATCGTGGACTGCCTTCGGGCACTGCAGGCGGAGACGGGAATGACGGTCGTCGTCGTCGAACACGACCTCGAGGTGGCCGACGAAATTTCGGATCGACTGCTCCGCCTGGAAGACGGTGGTATCCGGACGTCTGCCGGTCCGAGGCCGACTTCGTGCCGGGGCGCCGACGGATCGACGCCGCCCCACGAACACGACTCGCAAAGTCGGGTGGACGACCCATGA
- a CDS encoding winged helix-turn-helix domain-containing protein: protein MEGVLWYVLASSRGGPTRVRILRALDERPQNANQLATGLDMDYTTIRHHLEVLTKNNVVRRSGDEYAAVYLFTDQARSNWELVEEILETVDPEE from the coding sequence ATGGAGGGCGTACTGTGGTACGTGCTGGCCAGTTCCCGAGGTGGTCCGACGCGGGTGCGGATCCTCAGGGCGCTGGACGAGCGACCGCAGAACGCGAATCAACTCGCGACCGGGCTGGACATGGACTACACGACGATCCGCCACCATCTCGAGGTACTCACGAAGAACAACGTCGTCAGGAGAAGCGGCGACGAGTACGCCGCCGTCTACCTGTTCACCGACCAGGCGAGATCGAACTGGGAACTCGTCGAGGAGATCCTCGAGACGGTCGATCCGGAGGAGTGA
- a CDS encoding thiolase domain-containing protein: protein MREAYLVGAGQSSYGAFPEESYRSLFRTAFEATAESVPKGLEPDEIDEAVVGTLGVGGRQLGLSGPAVTEHVGLHGVPCTRVENACAASGYAVRQAVQAVRSGMADVVLAGGFEVMSDTSADATKYWLGVSGETEWERLSGTTFSGTYAQMASVHMREYGTTREQLSRVAVKNHANGAKNPHAQLGFECSLEDAESAPVVADPLTLYHCCPTSDGAACALIASEDVVSEYTDDPIRVAGVGAGSDRVGLFQREDYASIPASQRAAEAAYEMAGVGPDDVDFAEVHDCFSIAELLAYEDLGFCERGEAGELVESGYTELEGDLPVNTSGGLKSKGHPIGATGAGQVVEAFKQLSGTAGDRQVEGASRGLTHNVGGSGGAAVVHVFERAGAADSSTGVDA, encoded by the coding sequence ATGCGCGAGGCCTACCTGGTCGGAGCCGGACAGTCCTCCTACGGGGCGTTCCCCGAGGAGAGCTACCGCTCGCTGTTTCGAACCGCCTTCGAGGCGACCGCAGAGAGCGTCCCGAAGGGGCTCGAGCCGGACGAGATCGACGAGGCCGTCGTCGGGACCCTCGGCGTGGGCGGCCGCCAGCTCGGCCTCTCCGGGCCGGCGGTCACCGAACACGTCGGACTCCACGGCGTTCCCTGCACCCGCGTCGAGAACGCCTGCGCGGCCAGCGGATACGCCGTCCGCCAGGCCGTCCAGGCGGTTCGTTCGGGGATGGCCGACGTCGTCCTCGCCGGCGGCTTCGAGGTGATGTCGGACACGAGCGCCGACGCGACGAAGTACTGGCTCGGCGTGAGCGGGGAGACGGAGTGGGAACGGCTCTCCGGCACCACGTTCTCGGGCACCTACGCCCAGATGGCGAGCGTCCACATGCGCGAGTACGGAACCACTCGCGAACAGCTCTCCCGCGTGGCGGTGAAAAACCACGCGAACGGGGCGAAAAACCCCCACGCACAGCTGGGATTCGAGTGTTCGCTCGAGGACGCCGAATCCGCGCCGGTCGTCGCGGACCCCCTCACGCTGTATCACTGCTGTCCGACATCCGACGGCGCCGCCTGCGCGCTGATCGCGAGCGAGGACGTCGTGAGCGAGTACACGGACGATCCCATTCGGGTGGCGGGCGTCGGCGCCGGCAGCGACCGCGTGGGGCTGTTCCAGCGCGAGGACTACGCCTCGATCCCCGCGAGCCAGCGTGCCGCCGAGGCGGCCTACGAGATGGCCGGCGTCGGCCCCGACGACGTCGACTTCGCGGAGGTCCACGACTGCTTCTCGATCGCCGAACTGCTCGCCTACGAGGACCTCGGCTTCTGCGAGCGCGGCGAGGCCGGGGAGCTCGTCGAATCGGGGTACACGGAACTCGAGGGTGACCTCCCGGTGAACACCTCCGGCGGCCTCAAGTCGAAGGGACACCCGATCGGCGCGACGGGCGCCGGCCAGGTCGTCGAGGCGTTCAAACAGCTTTCCGGAACCGCCGGCGACCGGCAGGTCGAGGGCGCCAGCAGGGGGCTCACCCACAACGTCGGCGGCAGCGGCGGGGCCGCTGTCGTCCACGTCTTCGAGCGGGCTGGCGCGGCCGACTCGAGCACGGGGGTGGACGCATGA
- a CDS encoding plastocyanin/azurin family copper-binding protein, with translation MRLSRRGLLVATGASIAVAGCTGNGEDPGDDEEIDPNGADDDEEVGENDDENGDDENDEADETVLVGPDGDHRFDPDVLEIEPGVTVEFVWEDSGHNVAVEGQPEGADWEGVPEIADEGETHEHTFEDEGRYEYVCEPHADDGMVGEILVGEAAETDDDDGDDAGGY, from the coding sequence ATGCGACTTTCACGACGCGGGCTCCTGGTCGCGACCGGCGCGAGCATCGCCGTCGCCGGCTGCACCGGGAACGGCGAGGATCCGGGTGACGACGAGGAGATCGATCCGAACGGTGCCGACGACGATGAAGAGGTTGGCGAGAACGACGACGAAAACGGTGATGACGAGAACGACGAGGCGGACGAAACCGTTCTCGTCGGCCCGGATGGAGACCACCGCTTCGATCCCGATGTCCTCGAGATCGAGCCGGGCGTAACGGTCGAGTTCGTCTGGGAAGACAGCGGCCACAACGTTGCGGTCGAAGGACAACCTGAGGGGGCCGACTGGGAAGGGGTCCCGGAGATCGCTGACGAGGGGGAAACCCACGAGCACACCTTCGAGGACGAGGGTCGGTACGAGTACGTCTGCGAACCGCACGCCGATGACGGAATGGTAGGTGAGATTCTCGTCGGCGAGGCGGCGGAGACAGATGACGACGACGGTGACGATGCTGGCGGTTACTGA
- a CDS encoding DUF1918 domain-containing protein: MSFEEDDQVVLDDKHSEFDGETGTVTQTIESMFGDVTYTISFEDGQETGVPEDALEAADEDETEE, encoded by the coding sequence ATGAGCTTCGAGGAAGACGACCAGGTCGTGCTGGACGACAAACACAGCGAGTTCGACGGCGAGACCGGCACCGTCACCCAGACGATCGAATCGATGTTCGGCGACGTCACCTACACGATCAGCTTCGAGGACGGCCAGGAGACCGGCGTGCCGGAGGACGCCCTCGAGGCCGCCGACGAGGACGAGACCGAGGAGTAA
- a CDS encoding phosphate/phosphite/phosphonate ABC transporter substrate-binding protein encodes MHTTTDPGSAPVSRRTLLRSATGAVPLWLAGCLGTDDGGNDSDDDRADDADVTDEFVFAATVRDDPDDVERDYAPLAEWVASETGVPARIDPVQDNSAAIGALAAGQAHAAYLSGGPAWVGWQAHGLETLVVEADEEGDTHYTAAAWVRADSGLESVADLEGVDSCHTGDLTGAGMLIPTAHLAHEGLVSFEEADDVTAIRDAVDEFFGDPVVGGGYVGALQCLSEGYGDVAFVRESTPAEYCDGSDSAGWCLDTDEYDLLEEFAEVPSHPIMASPEASEAEIELLRDALLELNDDPDGRAVLEEVLDAHQLKTTTSEEHLGPYGELIGILPGIEDHLVE; translated from the coding sequence ATGCACACTACTACCGATCCGGGATCGGCTCCCGTTTCGCGTCGGACTCTCCTGCGGTCTGCAACCGGGGCCGTCCCCCTCTGGCTGGCGGGCTGTCTCGGCACCGACGACGGTGGCAACGATTCCGACGACGACCGTGCGGACGACGCGGACGTGACCGACGAGTTCGTCTTCGCCGCCACGGTTCGCGACGACCCGGACGACGTCGAGCGCGACTACGCGCCGCTCGCCGAGTGGGTGGCGTCAGAGACCGGCGTTCCAGCGAGGATCGATCCCGTTCAGGACAACAGCGCCGCGATCGGCGCCCTGGCGGCCGGGCAGGCCCACGCGGCGTACCTGAGCGGTGGACCCGCCTGGGTCGGGTGGCAGGCACACGGCCTCGAGACGCTCGTCGTCGAAGCCGACGAGGAGGGCGACACGCACTACACGGCGGCCGCCTGGGTCCGGGCCGATAGCGGACTCGAGTCGGTTGCGGACCTCGAGGGCGTAGACAGCTGTCACACCGGCGATCTGACGGGTGCGGGGATGCTGATCCCGACGGCGCACCTCGCCCACGAGGGGCTTGTCTCGTTCGAGGAGGCAGACGACGTGACGGCTATCCGGGACGCCGTCGACGAGTTCTTCGGCGATCCCGTGGTCGGCGGAGGGTACGTCGGAGCGCTACAGTGTCTCTCGGAAGGATACGGGGACGTTGCGTTCGTACGCGAGAGCACGCCGGCGGAGTACTGTGATGGGTCGGATTCGGCGGGATGGTGCCTGGATACGGACGAATACGACCTCCTCGAGGAGTTCGCAGAAGTGCCGAGCCATCCGATCATGGCCAGCCCGGAAGCGAGCGAGGCCGAGATCGAACTGCTCCGGGACGCGCTGCTCGAGCTTAACGACGACCCGGACGGGCGAGCGGTGCTCGAGGAGGTCCTGGACGCCCACCAGTTGAAGACCACCACGTCGGAAGAGCACCTGGGTCCGTACGGCGAACTGATCGGGATCTTACCCGGCATCGAGGACCACCTCGTCGAGTGA
- a CDS encoding type 1 glutamine amidotransferase domain-containing protein, with protein sequence MTSALFVVSEHGYWGEECIEPLETLSDAGVEITVATPSGGPPQLDDRSADPEQVGEDTAERVREVHESDERLNDPIPTARADADDYDAVVFPGGHGTEWDVNQDSDARRLLRDALENGDKALVVCHAVGILAFARDRHGAFVVNGRDVTGFPNEWEADIVDDDDLMPDGRKLPYWVEDEVKTAGGNWDAELEADTSVTVDGDLITARGPASSSAAAETLLSELEE encoded by the coding sequence ATGACGTCCGCGCTATTCGTCGTGAGCGAACACGGCTACTGGGGAGAGGAGTGTATCGAACCGCTCGAGACGCTCTCGGACGCCGGCGTCGAGATCACCGTCGCGACGCCCTCCGGCGGGCCGCCGCAGCTCGACGACCGGTCGGCCGACCCCGAGCAGGTCGGCGAGGACACCGCCGAACGCGTCCGGGAGGTCCACGAGTCCGACGAGCGGTTGAACGATCCGATTCCGACCGCTCGAGCCGACGCCGACGACTACGACGCCGTCGTCTTCCCCGGCGGCCACGGCACCGAGTGGGACGTCAACCAGGACAGCGACGCCCGTCGGCTCCTCCGGGACGCCCTCGAGAACGGCGACAAGGCGCTCGTCGTCTGTCACGCCGTCGGCATCCTCGCGTTCGCCCGCGACCGCCACGGCGCGTTCGTCGTCAACGGCCGCGACGTGACCGGCTTCCCCAACGAGTGGGAGGCGGACATCGTCGACGACGACGACCTGATGCCCGACGGCCGGAAGCTCCCCTACTGGGTCGAAGACGAGGTGAAAACCGCGGGCGGCAACTGGGACGCCGAACTCGAGGCCGACACCAGCGTCACCGTCGACGGCGACCTCATCACCGCCCGTGGCCCGGCGTCCTCGAGCGCCGCGGCGGAGACGCTGCTCTCAGAACTCGAGGAGTAG
- a CDS encoding RNA-binding protein: protein MPKIPLHYVDLRTFCYATEDEKRVEAALRTLLPEEFEIERVESEGHYGDRILVLSARVENADDVRHVLERLTDLEEFDTLLAELDDRVTENTELFLRLDKQAAFAGEVRQGEGITFRAKVEAYPATKEAAVENAEEVLERLADEDV, encoded by the coding sequence ATGCCCAAGATTCCGCTGCACTACGTCGACTTGCGAACGTTCTGTTACGCTACCGAGGACGAGAAACGCGTCGAGGCCGCCCTGCGGACGCTCCTCCCCGAGGAGTTCGAGATCGAGCGCGTCGAGAGCGAGGGCCACTACGGCGACCGCATCCTCGTGCTCTCGGCGCGCGTCGAGAACGCCGACGACGTCCGCCACGTCCTCGAGCGGCTGACGGACCTCGAGGAGTTCGACACCCTCCTCGCGGAACTCGACGACCGCGTCACCGAGAACACGGAGCTGTTCCTGCGCCTCGACAAGCAGGCCGCGTTCGCCGGCGAGGTTCGCCAGGGCGAGGGGATCACCTTCCGGGCGAAGGTCGAGGCCTACCCCGCTACGAAGGAGGCCGCCGTCGAGAACGCCGAGGAGGTCCTCGAACGACTGGCCGACGAGGACGTCTAG
- a CDS encoding Hsp20/alpha crystallin family protein — MVGRPNPFRGLEEVFERLNRQFEDAARTWESDVDTRVGFGWSVGDGSNGLDVAEYDEEFVVTVDVPGYEKEDIEVRLSGETLHVAGERERETDEEADTYLRRERTARSFSRRVRLPDPVDAEDVSASVDNGVLTVTLAKLEPASASRSIDIE; from the coding sequence ATGGTAGGAAGACCGAACCCGTTTCGCGGTCTCGAGGAGGTGTTCGAACGATTGAACCGGCAGTTCGAGGACGCCGCTCGCACCTGGGAGTCGGACGTCGACACCCGCGTCGGCTTCGGCTGGTCCGTCGGCGACGGGTCGAACGGGCTCGACGTCGCCGAGTACGACGAGGAGTTCGTCGTCACCGTCGACGTACCGGGGTACGAGAAAGAGGACATCGAGGTGCGGCTGTCGGGGGAGACGCTCCACGTCGCCGGCGAGCGCGAGCGGGAAACCGACGAGGAAGCCGACACCTACCTCCGGCGCGAGCGGACGGCCCGGTCGTTCAGCCGGCGGGTCCGGCTTCCCGACCCGGTCGACGCCGAGGACGTCTCCGCCAGCGTCGACAACGGCGTGCTGACGGTAACGCTCGCGAAGCTCGAGCCCGCGTCGGCGTCGCGGTCGATCGACATCGAGTGA
- the phnE gene encoding phosphonate ABC transporter, permease protein PhnE → MTGPETVERSRSVPERLESAAGTILASFALVLAVWCALALDLHQASLSRAWAGVGFLFDASIPPDTSVLEVGLRGLLETLYIAYLGTLAGVTLSLPVSLMASRTLFPRSVNIPARWLLAGVRVLPSILWAVIFVILVGTGPLAGVLAITLYTIGFVGKLEYEAFERLEAEPMEAVGVLGASRLQVLRFVVLPQAADAVLSQAFFMFEYNVRHAAAIGIVGAGGIGYYIMGYLEFFAYDRAVVLLGIVFVVVIAIDELSYWLRSFVLGETSATLGR, encoded by the coding sequence ATGACCGGTCCGGAGACGGTCGAACGCAGCAGATCCGTCCCGGAACGCCTCGAGTCAGCCGCTGGCACCATCCTGGCGAGTTTCGCCCTCGTCCTGGCCGTCTGGTGCGCCCTGGCGCTGGACCTTCACCAGGCGAGCCTCTCGCGGGCCTGGGCGGGGGTCGGGTTCCTGTTCGACGCGTCGATCCCGCCGGATACGAGCGTCCTCGAGGTCGGCCTCCGCGGGCTCCTGGAAACGCTGTACATCGCCTATCTGGGGACGCTCGCAGGCGTTACCCTGAGCCTGCCGGTGAGCCTCATGGCCAGTCGGACGCTGTTCCCCCGGTCCGTGAACATACCCGCCAGGTGGTTGCTCGCCGGGGTCCGGGTTCTCCCGAGCATCCTGTGGGCGGTCATCTTCGTGATCCTCGTCGGGACGGGCCCGCTCGCAGGGGTCCTCGCGATCACCCTCTACACCATCGGCTTCGTCGGAAAACTCGAGTACGAGGCCTTCGAGAGGCTCGAGGCGGAGCCGATGGAGGCGGTGGGGGTGCTGGGAGCAAGTCGGCTCCAGGTGCTTCGGTTCGTGGTCCTCCCGCAGGCCGCAGACGCCGTGCTCAGCCAGGCGTTTTTCATGTTCGAGTACAACGTTCGCCACGCCGCCGCGATCGGGATCGTCGGCGCGGGCGGCATCGGTTACTACATCATGGGCTACCTGGAGTTCTTCGCCTACGACAGGGCCGTCGTCCTGCTCGGGATCGTGTTCGTCGTCGTCATCGCCATCGACGAACTCAGCTACTGGCTTCGGTCGTTCGTCCTCGGCGAGACGAGCGCGACCCTCGGACGATGA
- a CDS encoding DHH family phosphoesterase, whose translation MSRSAELSAVLEEADSLAIVCHDNPDPDCLASALALETIARDAGVEEISIVYGGEISHQQNRAFVNMLDVGVEAIGAVSLEDHDCIAFVDHSRPEANTTVPVSIGPDVVVDHHPGPEIDATFVDVRVDYGSTSTIFVEYLLDLDVSLTTRLASALLFALHRERLDFVREPTEREYEAALAVYPDADLELLEQLYGTAFSPATIDAIGRAIRSRERRGSSLVASVGRTTETDALPQAADYLLNLEGVDTVLVYGVVNGTIRMSGRSIDPRIHIGETLTAGYGSIGSVGGHHDMAGGRIELGLFADEADGDDDEALLAFVSRRVSRRFFDVLNLDGRADDDG comes from the coding sequence ATGTCTCGGTCAGCCGAGCTGTCGGCCGTTCTCGAGGAGGCCGACTCGCTCGCGATCGTCTGTCACGACAATCCGGATCCGGACTGTCTCGCGAGCGCGCTCGCCCTCGAGACGATCGCGAGAGACGCCGGCGTCGAGGAGATCTCGATCGTCTACGGCGGCGAGATCTCCCACCAGCAGAACCGGGCGTTCGTCAACATGCTCGACGTCGGCGTCGAGGCGATCGGCGCGGTCTCGCTCGAGGACCACGACTGCATCGCCTTCGTCGACCACTCCCGGCCGGAGGCGAACACGACAGTTCCGGTGTCGATCGGACCGGACGTCGTCGTCGACCACCACCCCGGACCGGAGATCGACGCCACGTTCGTCGACGTCCGCGTCGACTACGGCTCGACGTCGACGATCTTCGTCGAGTACCTGCTCGACCTCGACGTGTCGCTGACGACCAGGCTGGCCTCGGCGCTGCTGTTCGCCCTCCACCGGGAGCGCCTGGATTTCGTCCGCGAGCCCACCGAACGGGAGTACGAGGCCGCCCTCGCGGTGTACCCCGACGCCGACCTCGAACTCCTCGAGCAGCTGTACGGCACGGCGTTCTCGCCGGCGACGATCGACGCCATCGGTCGGGCGATCAGATCGCGCGAGCGGCGTGGTTCCTCGCTGGTCGCGAGCGTCGGGCGCACGACCGAAACCGACGCGCTGCCGCAGGCGGCTGACTACCTGCTCAACCTCGAGGGCGTGGACACGGTGCTCGTCTACGGCGTCGTCAACGGGACGATCCGAATGAGCGGCCGGTCGATCGACCCCCGGATTCACATAGGGGAGACGCTCACGGCCGGCTACGGCTCGATCGGCTCGGTGGGGGGCCACCACGACATGGCGGGCGGCCGGATCGAACTCGGCCTGTTCGCCGACGAGGCCGACGGTGACGACGACGAGGCGCTCCTCGCGTTCGTCAGCCGTCGAGTCAGCCGGCGGTTTTTCGACGTGTTGAACCTGGACGGGCGGGCCGACGACGACGGTTGA
- a CDS encoding PAS domain-containing response regulator encodes MGRIHVLCVDDDASFAGAVASYLDSYHDEWTTETVNQPRSALETIDAGHVDCIVSDYNMPAIDGLELLTEVRNRESELPFILFTGRGSEEIASEAISAGVTDYIQKGGLDQFAVLANRIEHAVNESRAETRLRERERRLDTLTNNLPGMVYRARDEPDWPFEFASRGCHELTGYDPEQFVDGDVVWGTDVVHPDDAGALATTIDDVSDADGERFEHTYRIVDRVGEIKWVLEQGCAVVDERTGGEFLEGYITDVSDQHTLRSAIERERAFVDGVSRAIDDAICAFDTDGRLIRGADRIAALTGYDAGDLETEHVSAFVDDAERVLEAFETIVERGTPRSVAFSLRTDDGTSTPTTLTGAPFETEDRTVGVCGIVDVETT; translated from the coding sequence ATGGGACGGATCCACGTACTCTGCGTGGACGACGATGCGAGCTTTGCAGGCGCTGTCGCGTCCTACCTCGATAGTTACCACGACGAGTGGACGACCGAGACGGTGAATCAGCCGCGATCCGCACTCGAGACGATCGACGCGGGTCACGTCGACTGTATCGTCAGCGATTACAACATGCCCGCGATCGACGGCCTCGAGTTGCTCACCGAGGTTCGAAACCGCGAGTCGGAGCTTCCGTTCATCCTGTTCACCGGGAGGGGAAGCGAGGAGATCGCCAGCGAAGCGATCTCCGCCGGCGTCACCGACTACATCCAGAAGGGCGGGCTCGACCAGTTCGCCGTCCTCGCAAACCGCATCGAGCACGCAGTCAACGAGTCTCGAGCAGAGACGCGACTCAGGGAGCGAGAACGCCGGCTCGACACCCTGACGAACAACCTTCCGGGGATGGTCTACCGCGCTCGAGACGAGCCCGACTGGCCCTTCGAGTTCGCCAGCCGGGGCTGTCACGAACTCACCGGCTACGACCCCGAACAGTTCGTCGACGGCGACGTCGTCTGGGGAACCGACGTCGTCCACCCTGACGACGCGGGGGCACTCGCGACGACGATCGACGACGTCAGTGACGCTGACGGCGAACGGTTCGAACACACCTACCGGATCGTCGACAGGGTCGGCGAGATCAAGTGGGTGCTCGAGCAGGGCTGTGCCGTCGTCGACGAACGCACGGGCGGGGAGTTCCTCGAGGGGTACATCACCGACGTCAGCGACCAGCATACGCTCCGGTCGGCGATCGAACGCGAGCGGGCGTTCGTCGACGGCGTCTCGCGGGCGATCGACGACGCGATCTGTGCGTTCGACACCGACGGGCGGCTCATCCGCGGTGCCGACCGGATCGCGGCGCTCACGGGGTACGACGCCGGGGACCTCGAGACGGAGCACGTCTCCGCGTTCGTCGACGACGCCGAGCGGGTGCTCGAGGCGTTCGAAACGATCGTCGAACGGGGAACTCCACGCTCGGTAGCGTTCTCGCTGCGGACCGACGACGGAACCTCGACACCCACGACGCTCACGGGCGCCCCCTTCGAGACGGAAGACCGGACCGTCGGCGTCTGTGGCATCGTCGACGTCGAGACGACGTAA
- a CDS encoding MaoC/PaaZ C-terminal domain-containing protein, producing MPYSYEPHYFEDFEEGQEFQSVGRTVTETDFVVHSMVSADWTELHTNRHYADEEYFGERVAHGPMTFILATGFVYRCGFLERTVLAFLGMNYMDIPAPVKMGDTISLAMEVTETKEFSSRDDAGLVVIDTTMTTQDEDVVFEGDMKFMIKTRPE from the coding sequence ATGCCGTACAGCTACGAGCCACACTACTTCGAGGACTTCGAGGAGGGCCAGGAGTTCCAGAGCGTCGGGCGAACGGTCACCGAGACGGATTTCGTCGTTCACTCGATGGTCTCTGCCGACTGGACAGAGCTGCACACGAATCGCCACTACGCAGACGAGGAGTACTTCGGCGAGCGCGTCGCCCACGGCCCGATGACGTTCATCCTGGCGACCGGCTTCGTCTACCGCTGTGGCTTCTTAGAGCGAACCGTCCTCGCGTTCCTGGGGATGAACTACATGGACATCCCCGCCCCCGTCAAGATGGGTGACACGATCTCGCTGGCGATGGAGGTCACGGAGACCAAGGAGTTCTCGAGTCGCGACGACGCCGGCCTCGTCGTCATCGACACGACGATGACCACCCAGGACGAGGATGTCGTCTTCGAGGGTGACATGAAGTTCATGATCAAGACGCGACCCGAGTAA